In a single window of the Streptacidiphilus sp. P02-A3a genome:
- a CDS encoding Xaa-Pro peptidase family protein: MAEVHRERRERLRAGCLASGIDAALVTRPVNIRWLTGADAVRALLVDGDRVTAVAAAGYRPEQGVTLLPAAPGADPAALLAADCHASPLGFEEHDLTVARYRTVAAASDARLVDLDRAVERLRTVKDEEEISFLRIAAEIADQALGELLESILVGRTERHLAMELERRMVDHGADGPAYPVRVGAGEHSGLAGHPAGDRRVEDGDFVTVSIGGCYRGYRSSATRTFVVGLAPADWQVELHRQVFEAQRAARESLVADAAPDAAELAARRVLAAAGHPGEVLGQGIGLEIAEAPRLGPQELGKLDNRVPVTVAVGVHLPGRGGVRIEDTLVVRPSQDGGPELLTITTKELLAL, encoded by the coding sequence ATGGCCGAGGTGCACAGGGAACGGCGGGAGCGGCTGCGGGCCGGATGCCTCGCGTCCGGGATCGACGCGGCGCTGGTCACCCGGCCGGTGAACATCCGCTGGCTGACCGGCGCGGACGCGGTGCGGGCGCTGCTGGTCGACGGGGACCGGGTGACCGCGGTGGCCGCCGCGGGCTACCGGCCGGAGCAGGGCGTCACGCTGCTGCCCGCCGCGCCCGGCGCGGACCCGGCGGCGCTGCTGGCCGCCGACTGCCACGCCTCCCCGCTCGGCTTCGAGGAGCACGACCTGACCGTCGCCCGCTACCGGACGGTGGCCGCCGCCTCCGACGCCCGGCTGGTGGACCTGGACCGCGCGGTGGAGCGGCTGCGCACGGTCAAGGACGAGGAGGAGATCTCCTTCCTGCGGATCGCCGCCGAGATCGCCGACCAGGCCCTGGGCGAGCTGCTGGAGTCGATCCTGGTCGGCCGCACCGAGCGGCACCTGGCGATGGAGCTGGAACGGCGGATGGTGGACCACGGCGCGGACGGCCCGGCGTACCCCGTTCGGGTGGGCGCCGGGGAGCACTCCGGGCTGGCCGGGCATCCGGCGGGGGACCGCCGGGTGGAGGACGGCGACTTCGTCACCGTCTCCATCGGCGGCTGCTACCGCGGCTACCGCTCCTCCGCGACCAGGACCTTCGTGGTCGGCCTGGCGCCCGCGGACTGGCAGGTGGAGCTGCACCGGCAGGTGTTCGAGGCGCAGCGGGCGGCCCGGGAGAGCCTGGTCGCCGACGCCGCGCCGGACGCCGCCGAGCTCGCGGCGCGCCGGGTGCTGGCGGCCGCCGGGCACCCCGGCGAGGTGCTCGGACAGGGCATCGGCCTGGAGATCGCCGAGGCTCCGCGCCTCGGACCCCAGGAGTTGGGTAAGCTGGACAACCGTGTGCCGGTCACCGTTGCCGTGGGAGTCCATCTCCCGGGTCGCGGCGGGGTCCGGATCGAGGACACGCTCGTGGTCCGGCCGTCCCAGGACGGCGGTCCGGAGCTGCTCACCATCACGACCAAGGAGCTCCTCGCCCTGTGA
- the efp gene encoding elongation factor P — translation MASTNDLKNGMVLKLDNGQLWTVVEFQHVKPGKGPAFVRTKLKHVLSGKVVDKTFNAGVKVETASVDKRSMQFSYKDGEDFVFMDMDTYDQVQISRAVLGDNANYLLEGFEATVAMYEGAPLYVELPASVELVIEYTEPGVQGDRSTGGSKPARLETGHEIGVPLFITTGEKIKVDTRTGDYLGRVNS, via the coding sequence GTGGCTTCCACCAACGACCTCAAGAACGGCATGGTGCTCAAGCTCGACAACGGCCAGCTGTGGACCGTCGTCGAGTTCCAGCACGTCAAGCCCGGCAAGGGCCCGGCCTTCGTGCGCACCAAGCTGAAGCACGTGCTCTCCGGCAAGGTCGTCGACAAGACCTTCAACGCCGGCGTCAAGGTCGAGACTGCCAGCGTCGACAAGCGCAGCATGCAGTTCTCGTACAAGGACGGCGAGGACTTCGTGTTCATGGACATGGACACCTACGACCAGGTCCAGATCTCCCGCGCGGTGCTCGGCGACAACGCCAACTACCTGCTGGAGGGCTTCGAGGCCACCGTCGCGATGTACGAGGGCGCGCCGCTGTACGTCGAGCTGCCCGCCTCGGTCGAGCTGGTCATCGAGTACACCGAGCCCGGCGTCCAGGGCGACCGCTCCACCGGCGGCTCCAAGCCCGCCCGCCTGGAGACCGGCCACGAGATCGGCGTCCCGCTGTTCATCACCACCGGTGAGAAGATCAAGGTCGACACCCGCACCGGCGACTACCTCGGCCGGGTGAACTCCTAA
- the nusB gene encoding transcription antitermination factor NusB — protein MSTARNKARTRAFQILFEADHRGVAPASVLADWVRRARTPDEGTPQVSEYTMELVEGYSEHAARIDDLLATYAVGWTLDRMPIVDRNVLRLGAYELIWEDSVPDAVVLDEAVEIAKEFSTDESPAFVNGLLARLKELKPSLRATRD, from the coding sequence GTGTCCACCGCCCGCAACAAGGCCCGCACGCGCGCCTTCCAGATCCTCTTCGAGGCGGACCACCGAGGGGTCGCCCCCGCGTCGGTGCTGGCCGACTGGGTGCGCCGGGCCCGGACGCCGGACGAGGGCACGCCGCAGGTCAGCGAGTACACGATGGAGCTCGTCGAGGGCTACAGCGAGCACGCCGCGCGGATCGACGACCTGCTCGCGACCTACGCCGTGGGCTGGACCCTGGACCGGATGCCCATCGTCGACCGGAACGTGCTGCGGCTCGGCGCCTACGAGCTGATCTGGGAGGACAGCGTCCCGGACGCGGTCGTCCTGGACGAGGCCGTGGAGATCGCCAAGGAGTTCTCCACCGACGAGTCGCCCGCGTTCGTCAACGGGTTGCTGGCCCGGCTGAAGGAACTGAAGCCGTCGCTGCGCGCGACCCGCGACTGA
- a CDS encoding MFS transporter → MATLAPPAPTARDTRTAPPRGLLLVILISTFMTSLDFFIVNVAIPSMQLRLSASTAAIQWIVAGYGLALAATLITAGRIGDILGRRLVLALGLALFTLASTACGLAPGVDVLIAGRVAQGVGGALMTPQLLVLLQTCFLGRVQAKAFAMYGLTMGLGAVFGQLIGGVLIRADLFGLDWRACFLINLPVGLAALALVPRAVPESRAPQRPGLDNTGVLLVTAALLTLVLPLIEGRAQGWPLWTWLCLAASPVLFTVFGVHQHRQVRRGGHPIVHTGLFRSRTFSVGMLAQLVFWAGQGSFFLILALYLQQGRGLTALASGLVFVVIGGGYLATSTVAHLLAARMGRQVLSVGALLMALGLGLLWLAAGGAGGGHGSVAWLVPGLLVDGVGMGMLVAPLTSGMLSGVAPQLAGSASGVLSTAQQVAGALGIAVIGIVFYGGLGRAGTDFPHAFQLGLLTLALTELLLAGLVRLLPRGASAEAA, encoded by the coding sequence ATGGCCACGCTCGCCCCACCCGCACCCACCGCCCGCGACACCCGGACCGCGCCACCCAGAGGGCTGCTGCTGGTGATCCTCATCTCCACCTTCATGACCTCGCTGGACTTCTTCATCGTCAACGTCGCCATCCCCTCGATGCAGCTCCGGCTGAGCGCGAGCACCGCCGCCATCCAGTGGATCGTGGCGGGCTACGGCCTGGCCCTGGCCGCGACCCTGATCACCGCCGGACGGATCGGCGACATCCTCGGCCGACGGCTGGTCCTCGCCCTGGGCCTGGCGCTGTTCACGCTCGCCTCCACGGCCTGCGGGCTGGCTCCCGGGGTGGACGTGCTGATAGCCGGGCGGGTGGCCCAGGGCGTCGGCGGGGCGCTGATGACCCCGCAGCTGCTGGTGCTGCTGCAGACCTGCTTCCTGGGCCGGGTCCAGGCCAAGGCGTTCGCCATGTACGGGCTGACGATGGGTCTGGGCGCGGTGTTCGGCCAGCTCATCGGCGGGGTGCTGATCCGCGCGGACCTGTTCGGGCTGGACTGGCGGGCCTGCTTCCTGATCAACCTGCCGGTCGGCCTGGCGGCGCTGGCGCTGGTGCCCCGCGCCGTGCCGGAGAGCCGCGCGCCGCAGCGGCCCGGCCTGGACAACACCGGCGTGCTGCTGGTCACCGCCGCGCTGCTGACGCTGGTGCTGCCGCTGATCGAGGGCCGGGCGCAGGGCTGGCCGCTGTGGACCTGGCTGTGCCTGGCCGCCTCCCCGGTGCTGTTCACGGTCTTCGGGGTGCACCAGCACCGGCAGGTGCGCCGCGGCGGCCACCCGATCGTGCACACCGGCCTGTTCCGCAGCCGGACCTTCAGCGTGGGGATGCTCGCGCAGCTGGTGTTCTGGGCCGGTCAGGGCTCGTTCTTCCTGATCCTGGCGCTCTATCTGCAGCAGGGCCGGGGCCTGACCGCGCTGGCCTCCGGGCTGGTCTTCGTGGTGATCGGCGGCGGCTACCTGGCCACCTCGACGGTCGCCCACCTGCTGGCCGCCCGGATGGGACGCCAGGTGCTGTCCGTCGGCGCGCTGCTGATGGCGCTGGGCCTGGGGCTGCTCTGGCTGGCGGCGGGCGGGGCCGGCGGCGGCCACGGGTCGGTGGCCTGGCTGGTCCCCGGACTGCTGGTGGACGGCGTCGGCATGGGCATGCTGGTCGCGCCGCTGACCAGCGGCATGCTCAGCGGGGTCGCCCCGCAGCTGGCCGGATCGGCCTCCGGGGTGCTGTCCACCGCCCAGCAGGTGGCCGGGGCGCTGGGGATCGCGGTGATCGGGATCGTCTTCTACGGCGGCCTGGGCCGCGCCGGGACCGACTTCCCGCACGCCTTCCAGCTGGGTCTGCTCACCCTGGCGCTGACCGAGCTGCTGCTCGCCGGGCTGGTGCGGCTGCTGCCGCGCGGCGCCTCCGCCGAGGCGGCGTGA
- a CDS encoding nuclear transport factor 2 family protein: protein MSDLQDLAGNYLALWNETDPAARRRGVDALWAEDGGYTDPLVEARGRDAFDATLAAVQRDFPGMVFTLLGPVDAHHGIARFRWELGPRDGESLVVGFDVLVTDADGRISQVLGFLDRVPSA, encoded by the coding sequence ATGAGCGACCTCCAGGACCTCGCCGGCAACTACCTCGCCCTGTGGAACGAGACCGACCCGGCCGCCCGCCGCCGCGGCGTCGACGCGCTGTGGGCCGAGGACGGCGGCTACACCGACCCGCTGGTCGAGGCCCGCGGCCGGGACGCCTTCGACGCCACCCTGGCCGCCGTCCAGCGCGACTTCCCGGGGATGGTGTTCACCCTGCTCGGACCGGTCGACGCGCACCACGGCATCGCCCGCTTCCGCTGGGAGCTCGGACCGCGCGACGGCGAGTCGCTGGTGGTCGGCTTCGACGTGCTGGTCACCGACGCCGACGGCCGGATCAGCCAGGTCCTCGGCTTCCTCGACCGGGTGCCCAGCGCCTGA